In a single window of the Flavobacterium sp. W4I14 genome:
- a CDS encoding hypothetical protein (product_source=Hypo-rule applied; cath_funfam=2.60.40.1120; cleavage_site_network=SignalP-TM; pfam=PF13715; superfamily=49452), producing MVTFVPMIKSLLVALTLILLGTNAIAQNTFSISGLVRDQKDGLPGASIYLSGYKIATVADNDGRFKLSNLKPGSYDLLVQLVGYLPYSRSIIISDKSVQVELVLKENVAQLEEVVIRADPNRQKYINQFKDFFIGKTPNASQCKILNPQVLNVDFDITKSTLTVSTTEFLIVENKALGYRLKYMLDRFEYNSRTHIIYYSGHPFFEELKASAAKKKKYIAAREVAYYGSSQHFFRSLYANKTQEEGFIINKMVKVPNPNRYPEYLINANLEKIKAVPEKTGIRQNKGKIDTALLAFWTKQKEMPRTIDKFSRAEVLTDTLVHYFNQNLKYLSYTDALLIQYTKEKESLAYSNTGFWIFRPLDVPENEISVANLTGEGVRFYENGGIYDSRSLLYEGFWAYEKVADMVPMDYVPLPKNK from the coding sequence TTGGTTACATTCGTCCCTATGATTAAAAGCCTTTTAGTAGCCCTTACACTAATCTTGTTGGGTACTAATGCCATTGCTCAAAACACCTTCTCGATTAGTGGTTTGGTTAGGGATCAAAAAGATGGATTACCTGGCGCAAGTATCTATTTAAGTGGATATAAAATTGCTACAGTGGCTGATAACGACGGCAGATTTAAATTGTCGAACCTAAAACCCGGTAGTTATGATCTGCTCGTTCAGCTGGTTGGTTACCTCCCCTATTCTAGAAGTATAATCATTTCCGATAAATCGGTGCAGGTAGAGCTGGTTTTGAAAGAAAATGTTGCGCAGCTGGAGGAAGTTGTAATTAGGGCCGATCCTAACCGTCAGAAATATATTAACCAGTTTAAAGATTTCTTTATTGGTAAAACACCGAATGCTTCGCAGTGTAAGATATTAAATCCGCAGGTTTTAAATGTAGATTTCGACATTACCAAAAGCACTTTAACGGTTTCTACAACTGAGTTTCTGATTGTAGAAAATAAAGCTTTAGGTTATCGGCTAAAATATATGCTCGACCGTTTCGAGTACAATTCGAGAACACACATTATTTACTATTCCGGTCATCCGTTTTTTGAGGAATTAAAAGCATCAGCAGCTAAAAAGAAAAAGTATATCGCCGCCAGAGAGGTTGCATATTATGGTTCTTCTCAACATTTCTTCCGTTCGCTTTATGCCAACAAAACACAAGAAGAAGGATTTATCATCAACAAGATGGTAAAAGTGCCCAACCCTAACCGCTATCCTGAATATTTAATTAATGCCAATTTAGAAAAGATCAAGGCAGTACCCGAGAAAACGGGCATCAGGCAGAATAAAGGCAAAATAGATACCGCATTACTCGCCTTTTGGACCAAACAGAAAGAAATGCCCCGAACCATTGATAAATTTTCGAGAGCGGAGGTGCTTACCGATACATTGGTTCACTATTTTAACCAGAATTTAAAATACCTTAGTTATACTGATGCATTGCTGATCCAGTACACCAAAGAAAAAGAATCTCTGGCTTATTCTAACACCGGTTTTTGGATCTTCAGGCCTTTGGATGTACCCGAAAATGAAATCTCTGTTGCCAACTTAACTGGCGAAGGCGTGCGTTTCTATGAAAATGGCGGCATTTACGACTCCCGATCGCTCTTGTACGAAGGTTTCTGGGCTTATGAAAAAGTGGCCGATATGGTACCGATGGATTATGTACCGCTACCGAAGAATAAGTAA
- a CDS encoding hypothetical protein (product_source=Hypo-rule applied; cath_funfam=2.60.40.1120; cleavage_site_network=SignalP-noTM; pfam=PF13715; superfamily=49464), with protein sequence MKSFLLLLSLLIVGKFCSAQQSYILSGMVKDKRGEPLPGAGVYVSGYKTATVSNNDGTYTLPLKPGNYDILVQLIGYKALNKNVVIADKAVKLDHILEESVTQLAEVTIKPDPSREHYIAMFKGYFIGTSPNAEQCKLINPNVLIIDYDKEEHKLTVKTTQFLIIENKALGYRIKYLLNNFEYDSKTRIIYYEGFPYYEDLKGSARRKKIWEQMRVTSYLGSPQHFFRSIYHHRATEEGFIINKLMSIPNPDKPSDSMINANIKRLTKVQDGLNRTLTFTLGDSLSYWIKKKNLPNGISILSRAPVTQDTLVHVKNQSIKSFNFTDQLYVVYTKEREDPSYANRIGLSIARPLDIPDYQISTITLQVVPVYFYENGSIYNPRSMIYSGYWGWEKIADSVPMDYLPPINAVEKK encoded by the coding sequence ATGAAATCTTTTCTACTTCTACTTTCATTATTAATCGTCGGTAAATTTTGTTCTGCACAACAAAGTTATATCCTTTCGGGTATGGTAAAAGATAAACGTGGTGAGCCTTTACCCGGAGCTGGTGTATATGTAAGCGGTTATAAAACTGCAACAGTTTCTAACAATGACGGCACCTACACACTACCGCTAAAACCTGGTAACTACGATATTTTAGTACAATTAATCGGCTATAAAGCTTTAAACAAAAATGTAGTGATTGCTGATAAAGCTGTAAAACTGGATCATATCCTCGAAGAAAGTGTAACCCAATTGGCCGAAGTAACCATTAAACCCGATCCGAGCAGGGAACATTATATTGCCATGTTTAAGGGGTATTTTATTGGTACCAGCCCCAATGCAGAACAATGTAAACTCATCAATCCAAACGTACTGATTATTGATTACGATAAAGAGGAACATAAACTTACAGTTAAAACCACTCAGTTTCTGATTATTGAAAACAAGGCGCTTGGATACCGTATTAAATACCTACTGAACAATTTTGAATACGATAGCAAAACCAGGATCATTTATTATGAAGGTTTCCCCTATTACGAAGATTTAAAAGGATCGGCGCGCCGGAAGAAAATTTGGGAGCAAATGCGGGTTACCAGTTATTTAGGCTCTCCACAGCACTTTTTTAGATCTATTTATCATCACCGCGCAACTGAAGAGGGGTTTATTATTAATAAACTGATGAGCATACCAAATCCGGATAAACCTTCCGACAGTATGATTAACGCCAACATTAAACGCTTAACAAAAGTACAGGATGGCTTAAACCGCACGTTAACTTTTACACTTGGAGATTCTTTGAGCTATTGGATAAAGAAGAAAAATCTTCCAAATGGGATCTCTATTTTAAGCCGTGCTCCGGTAACGCAGGATACATTGGTACACGTGAAGAATCAAAGTATTAAAAGCTTCAATTTTACTGATCAACTTTATGTTGTTTACACCAAAGAAAGGGAAGATCCTTCTTATGCCAACCGGATCGGCCTGTCTATTGCAAGGCCTTTGGATATACCAGATTACCAGATTTCTACCATCACCTTACAAGTTGTTCCCGTATATTTTTACGAAAACGGATCTATTTACAACCCTCGTTCAATGATTTATTCAGGTTACTGGGGCTGGGAAAAAATTGCCGATAGTGTACCCATGGATTATTTGCCACCGATTAATGCAGTCGAAAAAAAATAG
- a CDS encoding DNA repair protein RecN (Recombination protein N) (product_source=KO:K03631; cath_funfam=3.40.50.300; cog=COG0497; ko=KO:K03631; pfam=PF02463; smart=SM00382; superfamily=52540; tigrfam=TIGR00634) — protein sequence MLQKLSIRNYALIDSLDIEFDKGLNIITGETGAGKSIILGALSLILGQRAESKYFFNQDKKCVIEGSFALADENLKELFEENDLDFSNESMLRREISIDGKTRSFINDTPVNLSILKQIGEKLIDIHSQHATQEINDADFQLLIVDSLANHQSLLLDYRSGFKKLRQDTNLLKKLVSEADEARNKQDYEQFLFNELEQAKLKEGEQQELEQELERLTHAETIKRALLTASGLINESEPSALQILKEASLQLQSIEKFDPAINVLYERLRSSIIEIKDITDEVSGIEEHTIHSADRLELVNQRLDLFYSLQQKHRVANNTELLALQKQLEENLNKLLSSDEHIEKLQKEIDQLNKELRKQADQLSANRKKAIKVVEEQTSITLKKVGMLNAKLVLDQKVLNDLNKDGLDEINLLFTANAGQAPAQVNKVASGGELSRLMLAIKALLAKHTSLPTIIFDEIDTGISGETALKVGEVIADLGQNMQVISITHLPQIAAKGISHYFVHKNEDHGKTTTGIRKLKQEERIGVIAEMLSGKNPGASAIENARELLA from the coding sequence ATGCTACAAAAACTTTCTATACGTAATTACGCATTAATTGACAGTCTCGATATCGAATTTGATAAGGGCTTAAATATTATAACAGGTGAAACTGGCGCAGGTAAATCGATCATTTTAGGTGCATTGTCCCTAATTTTAGGCCAGCGCGCAGAAAGTAAATACTTTTTTAACCAGGATAAAAAATGTGTTATTGAAGGAAGTTTTGCATTGGCAGATGAAAACCTGAAAGAACTTTTTGAAGAAAATGATTTAGATTTCTCCAACGAAAGTATGCTGCGTAGAGAGATATCTATAGACGGTAAAACCAGATCGTTTATTAACGATACACCGGTTAATTTATCAATTCTTAAACAAATTGGCGAAAAGCTGATCGACATCCACTCCCAGCATGCCACCCAAGAGATTAACGATGCCGATTTTCAGCTGTTAATTGTCGATTCTTTAGCCAACCACCAATCGCTATTGCTTGATTACCGCAGCGGGTTTAAAAAACTAAGACAAGATACCAACCTGTTGAAAAAATTGGTTAGTGAGGCAGATGAAGCGAGAAACAAGCAAGATTATGAGCAGTTTCTATTTAACGAACTCGAGCAGGCAAAATTAAAGGAAGGTGAACAACAGGAGCTGGAACAGGAGTTAGAACGCTTAACACATGCCGAAACCATAAAAAGAGCTTTACTTACCGCTTCCGGTTTAATTAACGAAAGTGAACCTTCTGCCCTACAAATTTTAAAAGAGGCATCGTTACAGTTACAGAGTATAGAAAAATTCGATCCTGCAATTAATGTGCTGTACGAACGTTTACGCTCATCGATTATCGAAATAAAAGATATTACCGATGAGGTTTCAGGCATTGAAGAGCATACCATACACAGCGCTGATCGTTTAGAGCTGGTAAATCAAAGGCTTGATCTTTTCTATTCACTCCAGCAAAAACACCGGGTTGCTAATAATACCGAATTACTGGCACTTCAAAAACAATTAGAAGAGAATCTTAACAAACTGTTATCTTCTGATGAGCATATTGAGAAACTACAGAAAGAAATCGACCAACTTAATAAAGAATTACGTAAACAGGCCGATCAATTAAGTGCCAACCGCAAGAAAGCAATTAAAGTTGTAGAAGAACAAACCAGCATTACCTTGAAAAAAGTAGGAATGCTAAATGCCAAATTGGTTTTAGATCAAAAAGTGTTGAACGATCTGAATAAAGATGGATTAGATGAAATAAATCTCCTCTTTACAGCCAATGCTGGTCAGGCCCCTGCACAGGTAAATAAGGTAGCATCTGGTGGTGAGTTATCGCGATTGATGTTGGCCATAAAAGCGCTATTGGCGAAACACACTTCGTTACCAACCATTATTTTCGATGAGATTGATACGGGAATCTCAGGTGAAACGGCTTTAAAAGTTGGAGAAGTAATTGCCGATTTAGGACAGAATATGCAGGTAATTTCGATTACGCACCTACCACAAATTGCGGCTAAAGGCATATCACATTACTTTGTTCATAAAAATGAAGACCACGGAAAAACCACAACAGGCATCCGTAAACTTAAACAAGAAGAACGTATTGGTGTAATTGCCGAAATGTTAAGTGGGAAAAACCCAGGAGCATCGGCGATAGAAAATGCACGGGAGCTACTCGCCTAA